From the genome of bacterium, one region includes:
- the der gene encoding ribosome biogenesis GTPase Der, giving the protein MASVGLPAVAIVGRPNVGKSALFNRLLARRHAIVSDIPGVTRDRLEAPCQWAGREFLLVDTGGLVSGDPEPLAVQVRRQAEHAIAASQAILFVVDVSAGMTPQDAEIASVLRRSHHPVLVAVNKVDTPALAPAVHEFHALGLGEPMAISATHGLGIGDLLDAVVAVIPKTGEDRETEDAVRIAFLGRPNVGKSSLVNALLGEERVIVDARPGTTRDAIDTLVHYDGRPMVLIDTAGLRRRSRVEEPIEFYSTRRTHEALARADVAVLVIDAVEGITDQDQKIARAVYDAGRAVVIAVNKWDLLPGYSPQQIHEVAQSRLRFLGPLLMCLTVAIRQKGIDELMTAVLRAAQSHAARIPTGPLNRAIEEATRATDPPADPRGRRLHIYYATQPQTKPPTIVLFVNDPTLCPPEYRRYLERRLRDAFDLVGTPIRWTLRRRRPAETTRKVR; this is encoded by the coding sequence ATGGCGTCCGTGGGGTTGCCTGCCGTAGCGATCGTCGGCCGTCCAAACGTCGGGAAATCCGCACTGTTCAACCGCCTGCTCGCGCGCCGGCACGCCATCGTATCCGATATTCCGGGCGTCACTCGGGACCGCCTCGAGGCCCCCTGCCAGTGGGCGGGACGCGAATTCCTCCTCGTCGATACCGGCGGCCTGGTGTCCGGCGACCCCGAGCCCCTCGCCGTCCAGGTTCGCCGGCAGGCCGAGCACGCCATCGCGGCATCGCAAGCCATCCTTTTCGTGGTGGACGTATCCGCCGGGATGACCCCCCAGGACGCGGAGATCGCGAGCGTCCTGCGGCGCAGTCACCATCCCGTGCTGGTCGCCGTGAACAAAGTCGACACCCCCGCGCTCGCGCCGGCCGTTCACGAATTTCACGCGCTCGGATTGGGCGAGCCGATGGCCATCTCCGCGACCCACGGCCTCGGCATCGGCGACCTGCTGGATGCCGTGGTCGCCGTGATCCCGAAGACAGGAGAAGACAGGGAGACCGAGGACGCGGTCAGGATCGCGTTCCTCGGGCGGCCTAATGTCGGGAAGTCCTCGCTGGTCAACGCGCTCCTGGGAGAAGAGCGCGTGATCGTGGATGCGCGTCCCGGGACCACCCGAGACGCCATCGACACGTTGGTCCACTACGACGGGCGGCCGATGGTCCTCATCGATACCGCGGGGCTGCGGCGCAGGAGCCGGGTCGAAGAGCCGATCGAGTTCTACAGCACACGCCGGACCCACGAAGCGCTGGCGCGCGCCGACGTCGCCGTTCTGGTTATTGACGCGGTGGAGGGCATCACAGATCAAGACCAAAAGATCGCCCGGGCCGTGTACGACGCCGGCCGTGCCGTGGTGATCGCGGTCAACAAGTGGGATCTGTTGCCGGGGTACAGCCCTCAACAAATCCACGAGGTCGCGCAGTCCCGGTTGCGGTTCCTTGGCCCGCTCCTCATGTGCCTGACGGTCGCGATCCGGCAGAAGGGCATCGATGAGTTGATGACCGCGGTGCTCCGTGCCGCCCAATCCCATGCGGCCCGGATCCCGACGGGGCCGCTCAATCGCGCGATCGAGGAGGCGACCCGGGCAACCGATCCTCCCGCCGACCCCCGCGGCCGCCGGCTGCACATCTATTACGCGACGCAGCCGCAGACCAAGCCGCCGACGATCGTCCTCTTCGTGAACGATCCCACGCTGTGCCCCCCGGAGTATCGCCGGTATCTCGAGCGGCGCCTCAGGGACGCGTTCGACCTCGTGGGCACGCCGATCCGCTGGACGCTCCGGAGAAGGAGACCCGCTGAGACCACTCGAAAGGTGCGGTGA
- a CDS encoding ketopantoate reductase family protein → MHVVCFGAGAIGSLVGTRLALGGVDVTLVARRDHVAAIRTRGVTLETPRERVVCKRIDSVTTIEDLASPPDLVLLTVKAYHTQEAARTLKAALGASVPVLSLQNGIGNEEVIAAEIGPARTLAGTITISVNRPRPGVVRQNSLVGGIGVAALDPKQDPSPWVGLFQRAGIPAVLYRDHREMKWSKLLINLFTNATSAIVDLSPVAVVEDTRLFEIEREALREALRVMKRLRLRPVALPGYPVPILRAALVGPGWLVRPLMRRLVRRGRGEARTSLWHDLQRGRSENEVDVLNGAVAREAARLGLRAPVNTALTDVLHGLAAGRLDPGEYRGRPDALLAAVARSQG, encoded by the coding sequence ATGCACGTCGTCTGCTTTGGGGCCGGGGCGATCGGCTCCCTGGTTGGGACGCGGCTCGCGCTCGGGGGAGTCGACGTCACGCTGGTGGCCCGGCGCGATCACGTCGCCGCGATCCGGACACGCGGCGTTACCCTCGAAACTCCTCGGGAGCGCGTGGTGTGCAAGCGCATCGACTCGGTCACGACGATCGAGGATCTTGCCAGCCCCCCTGACCTCGTCTTGCTCACCGTCAAGGCCTACCACACCCAGGAAGCCGCGCGGACGCTCAAGGCCGCGCTCGGCGCCTCGGTCCCGGTGCTCTCTCTGCAGAACGGCATCGGCAACGAGGAGGTAATCGCAGCTGAGATCGGTCCCGCCCGCACCCTCGCCGGCACGATCACGATCAGCGTGAACCGGCCCCGCCCTGGTGTGGTGCGCCAGAACAGCCTGGTTGGCGGCATCGGGGTCGCGGCGCTCGATCCCAAGCAAGATCCCTCCCCATGGGTCGGGCTCTTCCAGCGAGCCGGAATCCCTGCTGTACTGTACCGCGACCACCGGGAGATGAAGTGGAGCAAACTCCTGATCAATCTCTTCACCAACGCGACCTCGGCCATCGTTGATCTTTCTCCGGTTGCCGTGGTCGAGGACACACGGCTCTTCGAAATCGAGCGTGAAGCGCTTCGCGAGGCCCTCCGGGTGATGAAACGGCTTAGGCTCCGTCCGGTCGCCCTTCCCGGCTACCCGGTGCCCATCCTGAGGGCGGCGCTGGTCGGTCCCGGATGGCTGGTTCGCCCGCTGATGCGGCGCCTGGTCCGGCGGGGTAGGGGAGAGGCGAGGACGTCGCTGTGGCACGATCTCCAGCGCGGCCGGTCTGAGAACGAGGTTGACGTTCTCAACGGGGCGGTGGCCAGAGAGGCCGCCCGGTTGGGTCTACGGGCTCCGGTGAACACGGCTTTAACAGACGTATTGCACGGCCTGGCCGCGGGCCGTCTCGATCCCGGCGAGTACCGCGGGCGCCCTGATGCGCTGCTGGCCGCGGTCGCCCGCTCGCAAGGGTGA
- the plsY gene encoding glycerol-3-phosphate 1-O-acyltransferase PlsY, with product MPLAVIVVSYLIGAIPTGLIVVRLLTGEDIRRHGSGNIGTVNVLRVAGAGTAVVVLAVDILKGLVPVVLAERLGASAWTVVLAGLAAIAGHNWSIFLKFQGGKGVATSFGVLAALSWPAAAVAAAVWIVTVAVTRYSSLGSLLGVVSVPITMWRLNQPEEYVYFGVIAALFAIYRHRANIQRLVAGTELHITDREPLKK from the coding sequence ATGCCGCTCGCGGTCATCGTCGTGAGTTATCTCATCGGCGCCATCCCGACCGGCCTGATCGTCGTCCGCCTCCTCACCGGGGAGGATATCCGGCGTCACGGCAGCGGCAACATCGGGACGGTCAACGTCCTCCGCGTCGCCGGCGCGGGGACGGCCGTCGTCGTCCTCGCCGTCGACATCCTGAAGGGTCTCGTCCCCGTGGTACTCGCCGAGAGACTAGGGGCGTCGGCATGGACGGTCGTGCTGGCCGGGCTCGCGGCGATCGCCGGGCACAACTGGTCGATCTTCCTCAAGTTTCAGGGAGGAAAAGGGGTCGCGACGTCCTTCGGCGTCCTGGCCGCGCTATCGTGGCCGGCGGCGGCCGTGGCCGCGGCCGTCTGGATCGTCACCGTCGCCGTCACCAGGTATTCGTCTCTGGGATCGCTGCTGGGTGTGGTCTCCGTTCCGATCACCATGTGGCGGCTTAACCAGCCGGAGGAGTACGTGTACTTCGGGGTGATCGCCGCGCTCTTCGCCATCTACCGTCACCGCGCGAACATCCAGCGTTTGGTGGCCGGCACCGAGTTGCACATTACCGACCGGGAGCCCCTCAAGAAGTAG